A genomic segment from Pseudobacteriovorax antillogorgiicola encodes:
- a CDS encoding TldD/PmbA family protein: protein MKKASVNKVRDALGKELKRSMRELKAPGHPRPYFISYLFRDVESYEVWGRYGALCSEKKDHKRNCYADVRVGNYRYDHVTKGGLSDNSTENESYELIEMPVEDSEDAIRFGLWRLTDAKYREAVSAYHGRKSRDVSYLDENKTMPSFEKHAAVVDLSHIKTHKVDYEHFQNLVKKASLVFKKYPEIKSSFCEFTAEVVTKIYVSSEGVERVWQQLVFSLSAYMWYHTKKVNQDYTLVTHTCDISELPDLKTFKRQIEEKVEALYQLESSHEMTSFAGPVLLAPKPAGLFIHEVVGHRLEGNRLLSENEGRTFKDRVGQKIMHEGLTIYDDPALRAFSGNTLVGHYPFDDEGVAPQKSLLVEKGVLKGFLTTRSPIKKTRHRSNGHARNHFHERPISRMGNLVIESHDGKDWAELKEQLIQLVKKKKAPYGFILLEVEGGETETEAYDFQAFLGDITTAVKVYPTGREVLVRGVDFVGTPLSSLANIVAVGKDYHVDNGYCGAESGTIPVSTISPALLLSNLELQLKNPAKVTQYALPLPWFDQKETSSRSKPKRPRKSST from the coding sequence ATGAAAAAAGCTTCTGTTAACAAGGTACGTGATGCGCTGGGAAAAGAACTCAAGCGCTCGATGAGGGAGCTTAAGGCCCCAGGTCATCCTCGTCCATATTTTATCAGCTACCTGTTTCGTGATGTAGAGTCGTACGAAGTTTGGGGCCGTTATGGAGCCTTGTGTAGTGAAAAAAAAGATCACAAGCGCAATTGCTATGCTGATGTTCGCGTTGGTAATTATCGCTACGATCACGTGACAAAGGGTGGGCTGAGCGACAATTCCACGGAAAATGAATCCTACGAGTTGATTGAAATGCCAGTCGAAGATAGCGAAGATGCGATTCGCTTTGGCCTCTGGCGCTTGACAGATGCAAAGTATCGGGAAGCTGTCTCAGCCTATCATGGACGCAAGTCCAGAGACGTGAGCTATCTAGATGAAAATAAAACCATGCCTTCGTTTGAAAAACACGCTGCAGTGGTTGATCTGAGTCATATTAAGACCCATAAAGTTGACTACGAGCATTTTCAGAACTTGGTGAAAAAGGCTAGCTTGGTATTTAAAAAATACCCAGAAATCAAAAGCTCGTTTTGCGAGTTCACGGCTGAAGTGGTCACAAAGATCTACGTTAGTTCGGAGGGGGTGGAGCGAGTATGGCAGCAGCTGGTATTCAGTCTTAGTGCCTACATGTGGTATCACACCAAAAAGGTGAATCAGGACTATACTCTCGTGACCCACACTTGTGATATCAGTGAGCTACCAGACCTGAAAACTTTTAAGCGACAGATCGAGGAGAAAGTCGAGGCGCTCTACCAGCTAGAATCGAGTCATGAAATGACCTCTTTTGCGGGGCCTGTTCTACTTGCGCCGAAACCTGCGGGCCTTTTTATTCACGAGGTCGTTGGTCATCGTTTAGAGGGCAACCGGCTTCTCTCCGAAAACGAAGGTCGCACGTTCAAAGATCGCGTCGGGCAGAAAATCATGCATGAGGGTCTGACGATTTATGACGATCCAGCCCTCCGTGCCTTTTCAGGAAATACTCTTGTTGGCCACTACCCGTTCGATGATGAAGGAGTAGCGCCGCAGAAGTCGCTTTTAGTGGAAAAAGGTGTGCTGAAGGGGTTTTTAACCACACGGAGTCCTATAAAAAAGACTCGGCACCGAAGTAACGGACATGCTCGCAATCACTTTCACGAGCGCCCTATTAGCAGGATGGGAAACCTTGTGATCGAGAGTCATGATGGCAAAGATTGGGCTGAGTTAAAAGAACAACTGATTCAGCTGGTGAAGAAGAAGAAGGCTCCCTATGGGTTTATCCTGTTAGAAGTGGAAGGGGGTGAGACGGAAACAGAAGCTTATGACTTCCAGGCCTTCCTTGGTGACATCACGACAGCAGTCAAGGTGTATCCTACAGGTCGAGAAGTCCTTGTGCGGGGTGTAGACTTTGTTGGTACTCCCCTTAGCAGCCTGGCGAATATCGTTGCAGTAGGCAAGGATTATCATGTCGACAACGGGTATTGCGGCGCCGAGTCGGGAACGATTCCTGTTTCCACGATTTCACCAGCCTTGTTGCTATCAAACCTAGAGCTTCAGCTAAAAAATCCAGCAAAGGTAACCCAGTACGCGTTGCCCTTACCTTGGTTTGATCAAAAGGAAACTTCGTCGCGATCTAAACCCAAAAGGCCGAGAAAATCTTCCACGTGA
- a CDS encoding IMPACT family protein, producing the protein MSEQIFTKPITIETVEKNSRFIGFGSPCANQDEFNQFLQDLKSEYRDASHHTFAYHIRDHGTAQIRASDDGEPSGTAGKPILNHLQGNRLINTAIVVVRYFGGIKLGAGGLVRAYGNCAREVIQAAQIEPYIEQVPIAFSLAYDQQRHLEYCLERAGGSVISTEYTQHMKCWVQIPKDHVEDFLGLLGLDRDEVSF; encoded by the coding sequence GTGAGCGAACAGATATTTACGAAGCCGATCACCATCGAGACGGTAGAAAAAAACTCCCGTTTCATTGGTTTCGGTTCCCCATGTGCCAACCAAGATGAATTCAATCAGTTCTTACAGGACCTTAAAAGTGAGTATCGGGACGCCTCCCACCACACCTTTGCCTATCACATTCGAGATCATGGCACGGCCCAAATTAGAGCTTCAGACGATGGAGAGCCATCTGGAACAGCCGGTAAGCCAATTCTGAATCACCTTCAAGGCAATCGACTGATTAACACGGCGATCGTCGTAGTTCGTTATTTCGGAGGAATCAAGCTCGGGGCAGGGGGCCTCGTGCGCGCTTACGGCAACTGTGCGCGGGAGGTGATTCAAGCCGCCCAGATCGAGCCCTATATCGAACAAGTTCCTATTGCATTTTCCCTGGCTTACGACCAGCAGCGGCATCTGGAGTACTGCCTTGAACGAGCCGGTGGCTCTGTGATCAGCACCGAATACACCCAGCACATGAAGTGCTGGGTACAGATTCCCAAAGATCACGTGGAAGATTTTCTCGGCCTTTTGGGTTTAGATCGCGACGAAGTTTCCTTTTGA
- the rpsU gene encoding 30S ribosomal protein S21: MPGVRLRDGDNVERALKALKKQVEKAGTIAELKKRQHYEKPSVKRKKKLAAAKKRLLKQLRMMNS; encoded by the coding sequence ATGCCCGGAGTAAGATTAAGAGACGGAGACAACGTCGAGAGAGCACTCAAAGCTCTTAAAAAGCAAGTTGAGAAGGCAGGTACTATTGCTGAACTTAAAAAGCGTCAGCACTATGAGAAGCCATCGGTGAAACGAAAGAAAAAACTTGCAGCAGCTAAAAAGCGGCTCCTCAAGCAGCTTCGGATGATGAACTCCTAA
- the aat gene encoding leucyl/phenylalanyl-tRNA--protein transferase — translation MTTLNKDILLLAYANGFFPMPHPQTEEICWFNPDPRAIIPLERFHLSRSLKRSLRRYQFVPTIDQCFTRVMQECAARQETWINNEIEAAYHELHIAGHAHSLEVWQDNNLVGGLYGVALGRAFFAESKFHRVTDASKAAVYFLTEHLKMQNFQLLEVQFLTPHLSRLGAIEIPASEYQKLLKDAIAQSADFTEFRYQSPWLTKEKP, via the coding sequence ATGACGACTTTGAATAAAGACATTCTCCTGCTCGCATATGCAAATGGCTTCTTCCCCATGCCCCATCCGCAAACTGAAGAGATTTGTTGGTTTAATCCAGATCCTAGAGCTATCATTCCCCTAGAACGCTTCCACCTTTCTCGCTCACTGAAACGATCCTTGCGCCGATATCAATTTGTACCCACCATCGATCAATGTTTCACTAGAGTGATGCAAGAGTGCGCTGCCCGGCAAGAAACATGGATCAATAACGAAATTGAGGCAGCCTATCATGAGCTACATATTGCTGGCCATGCACATTCGTTGGAAGTATGGCAAGATAATAATCTAGTAGGGGGGTTGTACGGCGTTGCACTGGGCCGCGCGTTCTTTGCTGAATCAAAGTTTCATCGCGTCACGGATGCCTCGAAAGCCGCTGTATATTTTCTTACAGAGCATTTAAAAATGCAGAACTTTCAACTTCTGGAAGTTCAGTTTCTAACCCCTCATCTATCCCGGCTCGGAGCGATCGAAATTCCTGCGAGCGAATACCAGAAACTCCTAAAGGACGCGATTGCCCAATCTGCCGACTTCACAGAGTTTCGATACCAATCTCCCTGGCTCACGAAAGAAAAGCCTTAA
- a CDS encoding HD-GYP domain-containing protein, translating to MSTAKKVVKQEHLDVLKDLDIQTFESLVATISSNEYFQAYEVEYPTDGVLSLSSGPIHLVIVEKSVWNDKQSFRPFFERRQDSHLCICLSFLDNDADVLDLELDSDLHGIGLPVSGIQLAVTIDNHFRLQQAIHSSTTDKEKVAETSEHVKYVLRISRELNGIRDTNKLLSLILLKAREVTNADAGSIYVVERQDGSNDGEIVFKVTQNETVTQALDEFRIPISEGSIVGNAVVKEHSINIPDLYHLDPDPDKNPFKVKHDRTWDEKIGYQCRSMLTLPMFDISHQVIGVIQLINRKKDNIPNLKNLKDFSEFVLPFESASVEYAEIVAQQAGIALENALLTQEKEELFEGFVHASVTAIEQRDPTTSGHSNRVAQLTLGMAQLLNDIDHGKFASIRFDKNQLKEIEYASLLHDFGKLGVREQVLTKAKKLYPWELELVLERFDHIRSRHQIEYLEDTIKYLQDQRAFPPGFGPENLKRSYERKLNELQEFLEFILKSNEPTVLEQGGFEKLKDIANLSFTDCHKKQKPFLKARELEALSVSRGSLTREEFAEIQSHVNHTYEFLRKIPWGRAFSNVPQIAAKHHEKLDGSGYPTSARGGEIPVQTRIMTISDIYDALTASDRPYKKAVPVDRALDILNMEVKAGKLDSDLFNIFLESKVYNSTM from the coding sequence ATGAGTACGGCAAAAAAAGTTGTTAAACAAGAACATTTAGACGTTCTTAAAGACCTAGATATTCAAACCTTTGAATCGCTTGTCGCGACGATTTCAAGCAACGAATACTTTCAGGCCTATGAAGTGGAGTATCCCACAGATGGAGTGTTGAGCCTCAGCTCTGGCCCCATCCACTTGGTTATTGTTGAAAAATCTGTTTGGAATGACAAGCAATCATTTCGACCATTCTTCGAACGTCGCCAGGACTCACATCTGTGCATCTGCCTCAGTTTTCTTGATAACGATGCTGACGTTTTGGATCTTGAACTCGATAGTGACCTACATGGTATAGGCCTCCCTGTTTCAGGCATCCAATTAGCCGTAACAATCGATAATCACTTCCGTCTACAGCAGGCCATCCACTCATCCACAACCGATAAAGAGAAGGTCGCCGAAACCTCTGAACACGTCAAATATGTCCTTAGAATTTCACGAGAACTCAATGGTATTCGAGATACCAATAAGCTTTTGTCACTCATTCTCCTAAAGGCCCGTGAAGTGACTAATGCTGACGCTGGCTCGATTTATGTGGTGGAGCGCCAGGATGGAAGCAATGATGGAGAAATCGTTTTCAAGGTGACACAGAATGAAACCGTCACCCAAGCACTTGACGAGTTTAGAATTCCCATTTCAGAAGGCTCTATCGTTGGTAATGCCGTGGTCAAAGAGCACAGCATCAATATTCCAGATTTGTACCATCTCGACCCCGACCCCGATAAGAACCCTTTCAAAGTAAAGCATGATCGCACTTGGGATGAAAAGATTGGCTATCAATGCCGCTCGATGCTGACTCTACCGATGTTTGATATTTCCCATCAGGTCATCGGCGTCATTCAGCTGATTAACCGGAAGAAAGACAATATTCCGAACTTGAAAAACCTAAAGGACTTTTCAGAGTTTGTTCTCCCTTTCGAGTCAGCTTCTGTAGAGTATGCAGAGATTGTTGCTCAGCAGGCTGGTATTGCCCTAGAAAACGCGCTGCTAACCCAGGAAAAGGAAGAGCTATTCGAAGGGTTTGTCCATGCCTCAGTTACTGCCATCGAGCAACGGGACCCGACAACTTCAGGTCATTCCAACCGCGTCGCTCAATTGACTCTTGGTATGGCACAGCTTCTAAACGATATCGACCATGGAAAGTTCGCATCGATTCGCTTTGATAAAAATCAGCTAAAAGAAATTGAATACGCTTCCTTGCTACACGATTTTGGTAAGCTGGGAGTACGAGAGCAAGTATTGACCAAAGCCAAGAAGCTTTATCCATGGGAGCTAGAGCTGGTTCTTGAGCGTTTTGATCATATTCGATCACGACATCAAATAGAATACCTAGAAGACACTATCAAGTACCTTCAGGATCAAAGAGCCTTCCCTCCTGGCTTCGGACCAGAAAATCTAAAACGATCCTACGAGCGAAAGCTTAACGAGCTACAAGAATTCCTTGAGTTCATCCTTAAATCGAACGAGCCGACAGTTCTAGAACAGGGTGGTTTCGAAAAGCTAAAAGACATTGCAAATCTTAGCTTTACCGATTGTCACAAAAAGCAGAAGCCCTTCTTAAAAGCCCGTGAACTAGAGGCTCTCTCTGTATCACGAGGCTCCTTAACAAGAGAAGAGTTTGCGGAGATTCAAAGTCACGTGAATCATACCTATGAGTTCCTTCGAAAAATTCCTTGGGGACGGGCTTTCTCAAATGTACCTCAGATTGCTGCCAAGCATCATGAAAAGCTCGATGGTTCAGGCTATCCAACCTCTGCGAGAGGCGGAGAGATTCCGGTGCAAACCCGGATCATGACGATCTCTGATATCTATGATGCTCTGACAGCGTCTGATCGCCCTTATAAAAAAGCTGTCCCAGTTGATCGAGCCCTAGATATTTTGAACATGGAAGTCAAAGCGGGCAAACTAGACTCGGATCTATTTAACATCTTTTTAGAATCAAAAGTTTACAACTCCACCATGTGA
- a CDS encoding 3'-5' exonuclease, with the protein MTYKGQNMDTGLIIDLETTGIDPETDKIIELGLIEFRISEDVPVPAITNMYGAVEDPKQALSEEIKKITGLDDYMLQGQKIDWVYVRAAIQRSSIIIAHNADFDRSFLEKRAELAGLEDAHWACSMKHIDWAKHGFKTRALNYLAADHGFVNSFAHRALFDCATTFRLMSPYFAELVRKSFMKEYRVFATAAPFESKDKLKARAYRWDGAKRVWYKTVLEDMIESERVFLAEEVYPDADLHEELILS; encoded by the coding sequence ATGACCTATAAAGGACAGAATATGGATACCGGACTGATCATCGACCTTGAAACCACAGGAATTGATCCAGAAACAGACAAAATTATCGAGCTCGGGCTTATCGAATTTAGGATATCAGAAGACGTACCCGTTCCTGCCATCACGAATATGTACGGTGCGGTTGAAGATCCGAAGCAGGCTTTGAGCGAAGAGATAAAAAAGATTACTGGACTCGACGACTATATGCTTCAAGGACAGAAAATAGATTGGGTCTATGTGCGAGCAGCGATCCAAAGAAGCTCTATCATCATTGCTCACAACGCTGATTTTGATCGTAGCTTCTTAGAAAAAAGGGCAGAACTTGCCGGGCTAGAGGATGCTCACTGGGCTTGTTCAATGAAACACATCGATTGGGCTAAACATGGCTTCAAGACCCGAGCCTTAAATTACCTTGCTGCCGATCATGGCTTTGTCAACTCATTTGCTCACAGAGCACTATTCGACTGTGCCACCACCTTTAGGTTGATGAGCCCTTATTTTGCAGAGCTGGTTCGGAAGTCATTTATGAAAGAATATCGGGTTTTTGCGACCGCAGCGCCATTTGAATCTAAAGATAAACTGAAGGCTAGGGCTTACCGATGGGATGGTGCAAAGAGGGTCTGGTACAAAACAGTTCTAGAAGACATGATCGAAAGTGAAAGAGTTTTCTTAGCTGAAGAAGTTTACCCCGATGCCGACCTTCACGAAGAGCTGATACTTTCATAG
- a CDS encoding metallophosphoesterase, with product MFRLWPFGLLIALLIGYGHWREKRAKMKAGPLVTEISIRNPEQVKLLAFGDYGTGTQAQKDVFDLAETLCFEKNIDGVLLLGDNIYMDGVASVSDPKWKSIIENFFDRPCLSKIPRYPVLGNHDYKGNADAQIEYSRQNSQWYFPNRFYSIKLGKLVEIIALDTNYPDLCFSASDCVVDFLWQRLQESQARWKIALGHHPVVGSSSKHPISIQAKLFQPLLCQLDGYLAGHSHHLEHIKPNDCSGDFFISGAGGAELYPPEPGLETSRFAKASHGLLFLDIDASGIEYSFFDTDGKRLYRYSTQQFAQKSQAETDAY from the coding sequence ATGTTCAGATTATGGCCTTTCGGTCTGTTGATCGCACTGCTTATTGGCTACGGTCATTGGCGCGAGAAACGCGCAAAGATGAAGGCTGGGCCACTTGTCACTGAGATAAGTATAAGAAACCCAGAACAAGTAAAACTGCTAGCCTTCGGTGATTATGGAACTGGCACCCAAGCCCAGAAAGATGTTTTCGATCTTGCTGAGACTTTATGCTTTGAAAAAAATATCGATGGAGTCCTGCTGCTGGGCGATAACATTTACATGGATGGAGTCGCCAGTGTTTCAGATCCCAAGTGGAAGTCCATCATTGAAAACTTCTTTGATCGACCCTGCCTATCTAAAATCCCACGGTATCCTGTCCTTGGCAACCATGACTATAAAGGCAACGCCGACGCTCAGATTGAATACTCAAGGCAGAACAGTCAATGGTACTTCCCCAATAGATTCTACTCTATAAAACTCGGCAAGCTGGTGGAGATCATCGCCCTCGATACAAATTATCCCGACCTTTGTTTTTCAGCTTCAGACTGTGTGGTAGACTTTCTTTGGCAAAGGCTACAAGAGTCTCAAGCACGGTGGAAGATTGCTTTGGGCCATCACCCTGTTGTAGGTTCAAGCTCTAAACACCCTATAAGTATTCAAGCTAAGCTTTTCCAACCTCTTCTTTGTCAGCTCGACGGATATCTGGCTGGTCACTCCCATCACCTAGAACACATAAAACCAAACGATTGCTCTGGAGACTTCTTTATCTCGGGAGCTGGTGGAGCTGAACTTTACCCCCCTGAACCTGGCCTTGAGACAAGCCGATTTGCAAAAGCCAGCCACGGTTTGCTATTTCTAGACATTGATGCTAGTGGAATTGAGTACAGCTTCTTCGATACAGATGGCAAACGACTTTATCGCTACTCGACACAGCAATTTGCACAAAAAAGCCAGGCTGAAACTGATGCCTACTAG
- a CDS encoding lytic transglycosylase domain-containing protein — protein MHLFLLFALLYPQLSLASTQRPLSALRIKLHQSSEGIRSKLDESKRAFEATVHERFLHSESVEERLKAAIFLGTLYKGQNTRLSQQYLATAALLQDPFKTSEFREMIALARAENAAEYQFNQESIELIKSLLKRSKKLPWRMVKSGFETVMDYYHSQQDPMTFLEVFKDYYHSLPNFVLDSRYLQMAAMVLKERKEYYYPSYKRVLEVLASWYPLNGEAEWALNQLDTLAQEGRYRFKLGYLRKLYLNGTISQEARQKILGIIRRPILKDNKKTPRRMDNLELVKFFVRIREYGEALALAKTTFESSQSQYQRWLAEQWIAFIHGRMGNHETAIAMYERSLILENRPNTFFIENYAENLMKNQRHVQAASKYLKALKKKNHYRLRWYAFWNSYAGKMNQDALDIINGPERVFNSYPLNDKANEYWNGKINLQQGKQIDAIRNFKDVVSDHQHSYYSTMIKIQYQDITPVSQHPIVSRKLHDEHLPFGESDLKLALDWGFAPQAVDFNEIEESPLPIFGAGPLPLAISVTSISTKEQEERLRKSYPRILEDKVGFIAEELELDPYILYALMRAESSFNPVAVSNVGARGIMQMMPYTAVKLSEFVNDQRFSLEELSDPVHSIFYGALYFKYLLEIYKGNLFVAIAAYNAGPKSVNSWLESCTHCQVDDFVELIPFKETRLYVKKVIKNYATYKDLYESQPIMTQIPELPVVPAEFDSEAF, from the coding sequence GTGCACCTATTTCTGCTATTTGCACTTCTATATCCGCAGCTCAGCCTTGCTTCAACCCAAAGGCCATTGTCTGCATTGCGAATTAAACTTCATCAAAGCTCTGAAGGCATTCGAAGCAAACTTGACGAGTCAAAAAGAGCCTTCGAGGCGACTGTCCACGAAAGGTTTCTCCATAGCGAGTCTGTAGAGGAGCGACTCAAAGCAGCCATTTTCTTGGGAACCCTTTACAAAGGGCAGAACACGAGGCTATCACAGCAGTACTTAGCAACGGCAGCCTTGCTTCAGGACCCCTTTAAGACCTCTGAGTTCCGTGAAATGATTGCGCTTGCACGAGCGGAAAATGCCGCAGAGTATCAATTCAACCAGGAATCCATCGAGCTGATCAAAAGTCTTCTAAAAAGGAGTAAAAAGCTCCCATGGAGGATGGTCAAAAGTGGTTTCGAAACCGTGATGGACTACTACCATTCGCAGCAAGACCCTATGACATTTTTAGAGGTGTTTAAGGATTACTACCACAGTTTACCGAATTTCGTGCTAGATAGTCGGTACCTACAGATGGCGGCAATGGTTTTAAAGGAGCGGAAAGAATATTACTACCCGAGTTACAAACGAGTTCTTGAAGTCCTAGCCTCCTGGTACCCCTTGAATGGGGAAGCCGAGTGGGCCCTGAACCAGCTAGATACTCTGGCACAGGAGGGGCGCTATAGATTCAAGCTCGGCTATCTTAGAAAGCTATATCTGAATGGAACGATCAGCCAAGAGGCTCGGCAAAAGATCTTAGGTATCATTCGTCGTCCAATTCTAAAGGACAACAAGAAGACACCTCGCCGCATGGACAACTTAGAACTCGTGAAATTCTTTGTTCGCATTCGTGAATATGGGGAAGCCCTTGCTCTGGCAAAGACGACCTTCGAATCTAGCCAGAGCCAGTACCAACGCTGGCTGGCTGAGCAATGGATCGCATTCATCCATGGTCGGATGGGAAACCATGAGACAGCCATTGCAATGTATGAACGGTCGCTTATCCTAGAGAATAGGCCGAATACGTTCTTCATTGAAAACTACGCTGAAAATCTCATGAAAAACCAGCGTCACGTCCAAGCTGCTAGTAAATATCTAAAAGCGCTAAAAAAGAAGAATCATTATCGTTTGCGGTGGTATGCCTTCTGGAATAGCTATGCAGGAAAGATGAATCAAGATGCGCTCGACATTATCAATGGACCTGAGCGAGTCTTTAACTCATATCCCCTAAATGACAAGGCGAATGAGTATTGGAACGGTAAAATCAACTTGCAGCAAGGCAAGCAAATCGATGCCATTCGAAACTTCAAGGACGTTGTGTCTGATCATCAGCACAGTTACTACAGCACGATGATTAAAATCCAATATCAAGATATAACTCCAGTTTCCCAACATCCCATTGTATCTAGAAAGCTTCATGACGAGCATTTACCTTTTGGAGAAAGTGATCTAAAGCTCGCCTTAGACTGGGGGTTCGCTCCCCAAGCTGTAGATTTCAATGAGATTGAGGAAAGCCCGCTTCCAATTTTTGGAGCTGGCCCTCTGCCTTTAGCAATTAGCGTCACAAGCATCAGTACTAAAGAGCAAGAAGAGCGACTTAGAAAGTCTTATCCTCGCATCCTAGAAGACAAGGTTGGATTTATTGCGGAAGAGTTAGAACTCGACCCCTATATCCTGTACGCATTGATGAGAGCAGAAAGCTCGTTTAACCCAGTTGCAGTATCAAATGTGGGCGCTAGGGGGATCATGCAGATGATGCCCTACACGGCTGTCAAACTCTCTGAATTTGTTAATGACCAAAGGTTTTCCCTCGAAGAACTCAGTGACCCCGTTCACTCCATCTTCTATGGCGCTCTCTATTTCAAGTATTTACTAGAGATTTATAAGGGCAATCTTTTTGTCGCTATTGCAGCCTATAATGCTGGCCCTAAATCAGTTAACAGCTGGCTGGAAAGCTGCACACATTGCCAGGTTGATGATTTTGTCGAGTTAATCCCGTTTAAAGAAACGAGACTTTATGTAAAGAAAGTCATTAAAAACTACGCGACTTATAAAGATCTTTACGAAAGCCAACCGATTATGACTCAAATTCCAGAACTTCCTGTAGTTCCTGCAGAATTTGATTCTGAAGCATTTTAA